The following coding sequences lie in one Rutidosis leptorrhynchoides isolate AG116_Rl617_1_P2 chromosome 6, CSIRO_AGI_Rlap_v1, whole genome shotgun sequence genomic window:
- the LOC139853717 gene encoding TMV resistance protein N-like: protein MASSSSSAGSWKYDVFISFRGEDTRKNYVDHLYKALSDKLISTYKDDESLVDSNLRGMPGGSCCASNKQSQKTLWTATREACRVEVNRARRPCGQQLERHEAAGIKVIVDTILEKLIFIKSDIDDDLVGMGTRLQSLKSLLDFESGGVHMVGIWGVGGIGKTTLAYSAYQKISRQFDGHCYIDQIREESGPHGLKKLQEKILSTLLKKDVNVQSVEEGKNMIRGRLSSNKVLIVLDDIDKDEQIEALAGSHEWFGSGSRIIITTRDEHLLKRDNVRIYHARLLSDSEAIQLFNKHAVLKDKSPTEDYYTLSWHGLPLALKVLGPSLRGKDKKEWLSALEKMENNPNRTIMDKLKISYDGLDRVERELFLDIACFHRGNRVDRAKDMLDACKFYPDDGIRVLSDK from the exons atggcttcttcttcttcttctgctggATCATGGAAGTATGATGTTTTTATTAGTTTCAGAGGAGAAGATACTCGCAAGAACTATGTAGATCATCTCTACAAAGCTCTTTCGGATAAACTAATTAGCACTTACAAAGACGACGAATCACTTGTGGACAGCAACTTGAGAGGCATgccgggtggaagttgttgcgcaagcaatAAACAGAGCCAGAAGACCTTGTGGACAGCAACTCGAGAGGCATGCCGGGTGGAAGTTAACAGAGCCAGAAGACCTTGTGGACAGCAACTCGAGAG GCATGAAGCAGCGGGCATAAAAGTAATTGTTGATACGATATTAGAAAAATTGATTTTCATAAAGTCAGATATTGATGATGACCTTGTTGGAATGGGGACTCGCTTGCAATCGTTGAAATCACTCTTAGATTTTGAGTCAGGTGGTGTGCACATGGTTGGGATATGGGGTGTTGGGGGTATTGGCAAGACAACTCTTGCTTATTCTGCTTATCAAAAAATCTCTCGGCAGTTTGATGGTCATTGCTATATTGACCAAATTCGGGAGGAATCAGGACCACATGGTTTAAAAAAACTTCAAGAGAAAATTCTATCAACTCTTTTGAAAAAAGATGTGAATGTACAAAGTGTTGAAGAAGGAAAAAATATGATAAGAGGGAGATTAAGTagtaataaagttttaattgttCTTGATGATATTGATAAAGATGAACAAATAGAGGCTTTAGCTGGATCCCATGAATGGTTTGGCAGTGGGAGCCGAATAATAATCACAACTAGAGATGAGCATTTGCTAAAAAGAGATAACGTAAGGATATATCATGCCCGTTTATTATCAGACAGTGAGGCGATTCAACTCTTTAATAAACATGCAGTGCTGAAGGATAAATCTCCTACAGAAGACTATTATACTCTTTCATGGC ATGGGCTCCCATTAGCACTTAAAGTTTTAGGACCTTCACTGCGTGGCAAAGACAAGAAGGAGTGGCTGAGTGCTTTAGAAAAGATGGAAAATAACCCAAATCGTACAATCATGGACAAACTCAAAATAAGTTATGATGGACTAGATCGTGTTGAAAGAGAGTTGTTTTTGGATATTGCTTGTTTCCATAGGGGCAATCGTGTAGATCGAGCAAAGGATATGCTTGATGCTTGCAAGTTTTATCCTGATGATGGGATCAGAGTGCTTAGcgataagtga